DNA from Thermodesulforhabdaceae bacterium:
ATTTGTGCTTATGCCGTAGGAGCCGATACCGCAATTATTTATGTAAGAGCTGAATATCCTCTGGCGGTTAAAACAATAGGACATGCAATAAAGGAAGCAGAAACTTACGGGTTTCTTGGGAACAATATACTGGGAAGTGATTTTTCACTTAGCGTAAGGATCTTTCAAGGATCCGGAGCGTTTGTTTGCGGGGAAGAGACGGCTCTTATCCAATCCATAGAGGGAAGGCGTGGAATGCCCCAGCATCGTCCACCCTACCCGGTTGAACGGGGGGTTTGGGGACGTCCCACCATCGTAAACAACGTTAAAACTCTTTCATACGTTCCTTCCATTATAAACCAAGGTGCTGATTGGTTCAGATCCATTGGCACTGAAAAAAGCCCGGGAACAGCGATCTTTTCCATTGTTGGAAACGTAAAACATCCGGGTCTTGTTGAAATTGCCATGGGAACGACTCTAAGAACGCTTATTTTCGATATCTGTGGAGGTATTGCTAATAAGAAAGCTTTCAAAGCGGTTCAGATAGGAGGACCATCCGGAGGATGCCTCTCTGATGCTTTTCTCGATACCCCTATAGATTTCGATTCCCTTACTCAAGCGGGCGCTATGATGGGGTCGGGTGGTATGGTGGTAATGGATGAAGACAGTTGTATGGTTGATGTGGCTAGATATTTCCTCGATTTTACCCAAAAAGAGTCCTGTGGGAAATGCACCTTCTGTCGTATAGGCACAAAGCATCTTCTTGATATACTTGACAGAATCACAAAAGGTGAAGGTCAAGAAGAAGACCTGACCATTCTTGAGAACCTTGCTCGAGACATCAAACAGGGTTCTTTGTGTGGTCTTGGTAAAACGGCTCCTAATCCTGTAATTACTTCTCTTCGATATTTCTTCGATGAATATGTGGCCCATGTAAGGGAAAAGCGCTGCCCTGCTTTGAAATGTCGATCTCTCACCGCCTATTACATAGATTTGGATAAGTGCGCTCGAGGTTGTGAAGCCTGCGTTGGATCCTGCCCTGTAGAAGCGATCTTTACCACCAAAGGAAGAAAGAAAGCCATCGACCAGAGTAAATGTGTCAAATGTGGCGAATGCATGACGGCATGCCCGAAAGAGTATGATGCAGTGCGAAAAGTTTCGCCGCCGAGTCTAGCGCCCATTATTGAGCGTCCACATGAAGAAAAGGTCAAAGAAGGAGCATAGGGGTCATGGTAAAGATTACGGTAGATGATAGGGAACTGGAAGTCGAAGAACACCTCACCGTTTTAGAAGCTTGTATTCAAAACGGAATATTTATCCCTAATCTATGTTTTCTTAAAACTCGCCATCACCCTCACGCTTCCTGCAGGCTTTGTTTTGTGAGCATCGAAGGCTATGATAGGCCTGTTACATCATGCACAGAAAGAGTTCGAGATGGAATGGTTGTAAAAACCAATACCCCTGAAGTGCGAGCCTTACAAAAATCTGCTTTTAAACTCCTTATGTCTCTCCATCCCTGCCATCCTAAGATCTGTCCTACCGAGAAACCCTGTCTTCTTATGCGAATTGCTAAACATATAGGTGTGGGATTAAATCCCAAGCCCTTAGAACATATCGATAGAGGTTTGCCAGACCTTGTTGATTTTGGACCGCTTTATTATGTGCCAAACCGCTGTGTGCTATGCGCAAAGTGCATTCATACCTGTAGAACCATTAACCAGATGCCTCTTCTAACTTTTGCCAAACGTGGTATTATGACTATGGTTGCCTATTTTGACGGTGAGCAGAACACCAGCATCTGTGCAAATTGTAATGCCTGTGTGGATGTTTGCCCAGTGGCTGCCTTGCTTCCTAAAAGTGCTTTTACATCATCGGTGGAAAGCAGGAAGGCTTAGCGATCATGAATAAGAGACCAAGCTGGCACGAATATTTCATGCTAATTGCTAAAATTGTCAGCACTAGATCAACCTGTAATTCCAGGCGAGTTGGAGCTGTGATTGTTAAAGAGAATCATATCTTGGCAACTGGTTATAACGGTGCTATGCCGGGAGCCCCTCAATGCATAGACGAACCTGATCTGAATGGGGAACCCTTTTGCTATAGACGAGTTCTTAAAGTTCCTGATATAGACAAATACAACTTCTGCCGGGCTTCCCATGCTGAAGCCAACGCCATTGCTCAAGCAGCTCGCTATGGCATTTCCGTAGAAGGTGCTACTCTTTACACTACTCTTGCTCCATGCTACGTCTGTCTTAAACTTATTGCCATGGCGCGTGTTAAGAGAATTTATTACGAACATCCCTATGAATCATCTTCGCCTGAGCGTGATGCATTCTGGCGGCAAGCTGTAAAGGAAGCAGGTATTGAAATCTTTGAGCAGCTTACAATCTCGCAGGAAACTTATGACTACATCCTGTCCGATATAAAAGAGCTTACATCCAGGCGAAGACTAGCTCCTACCCCTATGAGTCTTGATTTTGATCTGGACGACAATATTTATAGCCATGGGCAATAGAGAGAATATTTACTTATTGCATGAAGTTGTTAATGATGGAAAAGCTTAGATTTGAACCTATTTACTGTGCCGATAAGCTTAGAATTGTGAATCCCTACGGGACAGTAGGGATCATCACTTTGTGGTCTGGTGTTGATTATATAGAACGACTCCTTAAGAAGGCGGGAATAAATCTCGATTCGAATACATCCCCTATCGCTGTCATCGGAACCCTTTACGGCAACGGTCTTAGAGATCTTCTCAGGAATTTGCTTTACAATCCCCAAATAGATTCTCTTGTTCTTTTTGGTCGTAACCGATCGGGGTCTGCTGAGGATCTCATCGCTTTTTTTGAAAATGGTGTTGAGCCAATTGCAAATAGCCTGCGCTTGCCGTCATGCTCCTTTGAAGGGGCAGAACCGGTGGTTATTAAAGGAAGGAATCGTATAATTGATAACCTTGTGACGCCAGAAATGTTTCATAGAAAACCCGAGATTTTCTTTGCCGGGGAACCCCAGAGTAGAGGTGCTCTTGAAAAAATCCGCAGTTTTTTTCAAAACTACCGGCCTAACGGTCTGCCAACATATAGCGAGAGAATAGCGGTTCCACTTCCTGATTTTTCCGTAAGCCATTATCCCAGCAATCCTAGAACCCACACAATCTGGGCTGATGATCCACTTACAGCATGGAAAGATCTTATACACTGCCTGTTCTTTTTCGGAAATCCTGTTGAACTGCGTAAAGGCAAGCGTAGGGAGCTTCAGAATGTTAAGGTTGTTGTTGAACATCCAGAACCAGTGCCAGATTCTGATCTTGTTTGTTACGGTTTTGACCCGGTCTATGTGCGTCAATACGAGGATGAGTTTCTGTCAGGAAAGCTTTTGGAAGATACGTCTTATACCTATGGTCACAGGATGCGAAGTTATTTTGGAAAAGATCAAATTGAAGATGTTATAGCTCGACTCAGAAATGATCCGGAAGATCGCCGAAGTTATATTGTGCTTTGGGATCCTCGACGAGACCTTGTGCGAGTGGAGATGGAATCTATCACTTCTGAAGAAAGCGCTCCTTGTCTTGTATCCGTTTTTTTCAGACGCTACGGTGGCAAATTAACTCTGACGGCAACCTTCCGGACTCACAACGCCCTCGATGCCTGGCTAGTAAATTTTCACGGGCTCATGGCTCTTCAACGTTATGTGTCTTCGTCTGTAGGGATGCCGCCTGGAGCTATAACGGTTATCAGCCATTCTATAAGCATTGATGATGGAGAACTGGACAGAGCGGCACGGATTGCGTCAGAAAAAGAATTCCGCTACCGCCTCGATCCCATGGGATATTTCAGGATTTCTATAGATGGGGATGCTATCCTTGTGGAATATTGTCATGAGGACGTAGTGCTCAAAACTTATCGTTCCGATAAAGCGGCACGACTTCAACATGAAATTGCACGTGATGGAATTGTATCGGAAATAAGTCACGCAATATATTTAGGCAGACAACTTGAACGAGCAGAGCGGTGCCTTAAAGAAGGAAAGGAATTTATTCAGGATTGAGACTGTTATAGACGTTTCCTGATTTGCCCAGCTCATAATGCGTGAGCGGGTTTTAACCCCACCCATCCAGAGGAACAATGAGAAGAGTGATATTTTTTGATATTGGTCACACGCTGGCAACCGGAGGGGAAATGTCCCCACGGCGCTTAGTTGGCTATCGGCTTGGTCTCTCAGAAAGGGATATGCAGTATCTTGGGAAGTTTATTATGACCACACCAATAAAAACTAAAGAAGAGTTTTTTGTAGCTGTTGAGCCTTTCTTAAAACACGTTGGTTCTTCAACTTTGCGGAAAATCGTTGATGAAGTCTGGGAAGAGCAGAAAGCCTGCGTAGAACTTATGCCGGGTGTAGAAGATGTAATCCAGACTCTAGCTAGCAGAGGTTACGAACTGGGGATAATTTCCAATATATGGCATCCTTTCTACGAAGGAGTAAGAGAAAAGGGTGCTCATGTATGGCATTGTTTTCGGTATGAAGTTTTGAGTTATAGAGAAGGTGTTAAAAAACCGAGTCCAGAAATTTATCGTTTAGCTATGGCTAAAGTTCAGGCAGACGAATACTGGATGATTGGCGACACATACGAGATGGATATAATGCCTGCAAAGTCCGAAGGTTTCAAAACAGTATGGTTTCTTATAAGACCGGAGAGGGAACGTGAAGTATTAGCTAAGATTCTTAGAGGAGAACTCGTCCGCCCAGATTTTGCCGTGGCAGATCTTAGAGAACTTGTTAGAAGCGGTGGTGTGTTTTAGATCCAGAATAATTTAGCATCTTAGGGGAGATAAAACATGGGAGTTGTGTTGCTTGTCCTGGCATTATGGGTGTTAATACCCGCTTTAACTTACGTGTTTTACTGGTATGAAGTCTCCACACCTTCCTGTGCTCACGAAGGAGCAAAAAGCGAGAAAGAAATTCTGGAACGGTTACTTGACCACAAGTTAAAGAGAAGTGTTTTGCTGAGCTTATTCTCGTCTATTTTGGTTCTGCCTGTAATTCTTGTTACTTACCCTTTTGGTTTGGTGAAAAAGTGGTGGAGTGCTAAGGCGACACCGTCAAAGGGAACAATTGTATTCATTCACGGACTTTTCCATAATCCAAGTGCAGCTCTTTTGCTTAAGAGAGCTTTTGCTAAACGAGGATTTTCCTTCATTTCGCTCCAACATCATTGCTGGGAAGGCTCCATTTGGGATGTGTTTAATAGGCTGGATAAAGAACTGGAAGATATTCTGGGAGAAGCTTCACAGCAAGAACCTGTAATTGTGATTGGACATAGTCTGGGTGGACTTTTAGCTGGTCTATTAGGTCGTAGTCTCAGCGAAAAAGGCTACATGGTCAAAGGAGTTATTTCTCTGGGAACACCATTTTACGGAAGTCGGCTTGCTTCGTTGAGTTGCGGTCGGCTCGCTCGCTCTGTGAGATTTGGCAACGAAGAACTTGCTGATGTAAGGATGCGCCTTGATTCTCCTCCCTTTAAGGCAATTCAATTCTGGAGCCCTACCGACAATATGGTTCTTCCCCTATCTTCTCTTTACCAGATACCCAAAGGATGGGATCGTATTACTCTGCCCCCTGTTTGCCACACCTTTGTTCTATTCTGGCCTGGTGTGATCAATCGGGTAGTTAAGACCGTCGAAGAATTGGTTTAATTTTTAATAAGGGGCGGATTGAAGTCCGCCCCCAACAGGAACATAATTTTCCTTCCTTTCTTGCTTTTTTGAAATTTGCCTTCCTCGGTGATGGTTTTTCTCTAAAAAATTTTTCGAAAGGGGTCTTGACGATTTTCAAAGTCTTTTTATTTTTATTAGCGCTCAATCAATGAGAGTGCTAATAAAAATAAACTTGGTTTAGAAGGAGGGAGAAAGCTTATGAAGCTGAGACCTTTGCATGATCGAGTCATCGTCCAGCGCATAGAAGAAGAAAACAAAACACCTGGTGGAATCATTATCCCCGATACTGCAAAGGAAAAGCCTCAGCAAGGTAAGGTCATTGCTGTTGGTAAAGGAAAAGTTCTGGAAAACGGTAAAGAAATCCCCCTTACTGTTAAAGAAGGTGATAGGGTTCTCTTCTCTAAATATGCTGGGACAGAAGTGAAAATTGAAGGTCAGGAATATTTGATTATGAGGGAAGACGATATATTGGCAATTGTTGAAGGTTAAGCCAGTAAAGAAGGGAGGAGGTGTCGAGTATGCCGGCCAAAATGATTCAGTATAGTGCTGCTGCTCGAGAAAAGATTCTTCGAGGAGTAGACATTCTTGCCGATGCAGTAAAAGTTACTCTTGGTCCCAAAGGTCGTAACGTTCTTATCGAAAAAACCTTCGGTTCCCCTCTCGTCACCAAAGACGGTGTAACCGTCGCCAAAGAGATCGAACTTGAAGATAAATTCGAAAATATGGGCGCTCAAATGGTCAAAGAAGTTGCCAGCAAGACAAGCGATGTTGCTGGCGACGGAACCACCACAGCTACTATTCTTGCCCAGTCTATTTTCAGGGAAGGTTCAAAGCTTGTCGCTGCTGGACATAACCCCATGGCTCTTAAGCGAGGGATAGACAAGGCTGTTGCTAAGGTTGTTGAAGCTCTCAAGGCTCAGAGCAAGGAAATCAAAGATCAGAAAGAAATCGCTCAGGTCGGAACCATTTCCGCTAATAACGATCCCGAAATCGGCAACATTATTGCCGAAGCTATGAGCAAAGTTGGAAAGGAAGGGGTCATCACGGTCGAAGAAGCCAAGAGCATGGAAACTACTCTCGAAGTAGTGGAAGGAATGCAGTTTGACCGCGGTTATGTCTCGCCCTATTTCATTACCGACCCCGAAAAGATGGAAGTAGTTCTCGAGGATGCTTACGTCCTTTGCCATGAAAAGAAGATCAGCAGCATGAAGGATCTCCTTCCACTGCTTGAACAGATAGCTCGCATGAACAAACCTCTGCTCATCATTGCCGAAGATGTAGAAGGTGAAGCTCTGGCTACCCTTGTGGTTAACAAACTCCGCGGGACACTGAAAGTCTGTGCTGTTAAGGCTCCCGGTTTTGGCGAACGTCGTAAAGCTATGCTCCAGGACATTGCAATTCTTACCGGTGGTCAGGTGGTATCCGAAGATCTCGGCGTGAAGCTTGAAAATGTAACCGTTAATGACCTTGGAACTGCTAAGAGGATAATCGTTGACAAGGATTACACCACGATCGTTGATGGTGGTGGATCCAAAGATCAGATTCAAGCTCGAGTCAAACAGATTCGCACTCAGATTGAAGAAACCACCAGCGACTATGACCGTGAAAAACTTCAGGAGCGACTTGCTAAACTGGTTGGCGGTGTTGCTGTGATTCGAGTTGGTGCGGCAACAGAAACCGAGCTTAAAGAAAAGAAGGCTCGCGTTGAGGACGCCCTTAACGCAACTCGAGCTGCCGTTGAAGAAGGTATTGTGCCTGGCGGTGGTGTAGCTCTGCTCCGTTGCCAGAAAGCCCTCGAAGAACTCCAGCTTGATGGCGAAGAAAGATTCGGTAAAGAGATCATTTACAAGGCTCTCGAAGTTCCTCTCAGATGCATTGCTGATAACGCTGGTTACGAAGGCTCTGTTGTGGTTGAAAAAGTCAAGGCTGGAAATGGTGGCTTCGGCTTCAACGCTCAGACCGAAACTTATGAGGATCTTATCGAAGCCGGAGTTATTGACCCAACCAAGGTTGTTCGGTTTGCTCTGCAGAACGCCGCAAGCGTTGCATCGCTACTTCTCACCACAGAAGCTCTTGTAGCGGAAAAACCTGAGGAAAAGAAGCAAACCACCCCAGCTATGCCGCCTGAATACTAAGAAAAAAACAAAGGTGCGGTAATATAAGAATATCCCGCACCTTTTTAAGAAGAAATTTGCCCTCGGAGTCAGTTCCGAGGGCTTTTGTTTTATAGCCTATTCAATAGGATCGTTTTCTACCAGATTCCATATGCCACAGGGACAGGCTCCAGCACAGAAACCACAGCCTATACATTTGTCTCCATCAACTACCATTTCAAATCGTCCATTTGGTTCTTCTTGTTTCGATATTGCACCTTGAGGACAAATGGTGATGCAGATTCCACAATCTCTACAGGAACCGCAAGAGGCACAGGCATTAGCGCACTTTTCCAGTGGGACACCGGGAATAAGTCGTGGATCAAAGTATTCCGCTTTTACTCTATTCTTACTTATTACCATTTTGGTGTCACGTCGTGGTCTTTTGCCTTTTAGCATTTCGTCTATCGTCTCGGCAGCAATTCTACCTGCTCCAATCGCTTCCGTGAGGATTCCTAACTTTACAACATCGCCAATAGCGAAGATCTTTGGATCCGTTGTTTGGTAATATTCGTTGACTTTTATAAACCCCCGCTCAGTCATAACCGTTTCCGGAATGCCTTCAAGATCCGGTTGATCACCGATAGCTATAACAACTGTATCGGCAGGAAGGATTTCTCCGGATGTAAGTTCCACACCTTTTTCTGTAATTGCTTTTGTGAAGACTGGCCAACGGAATTTTGCTCCCACTGCTTCCGCAGCTTTTCGCTCTTTACCGAAGGAAGCCGGTTCCTGAATATCAATGAGAGTTATGTCACTGGCTCCAAGACGTGAGGCTTCTGTAGCTACATCACAGCCAACATTACCCGCTCCGATAACGATAACTCGATCACCTGGAGTAATCTCATTCTGTCGGCTGCGGCGCAGAAATTCTCTTGCCGTTATGGCTCGTTCTCCTCCTGGCACAGGAAGAGTGCGAGGCTTTTGAGCTCCAGTAGCAAGCACGATAAAATCATAGTCCATTTTTAGTCGTTCGTAGTCTTCTTTTGTGAGCTTTTGCTGTAAGTGTATCCTGGGAATCAATTTTTTAATGCGATCCAATTCCGCTGTTAAGACCTCTTGAGGAATTCTAGAAGGCGGTATTACCTCTGTGAGCTTTCCTCCCACTTCCTGCCTCATATCGTAAACAACAGCCTCATGCCCTTTTAGCCGGAGTTGCCATGCTACCGAAAGTCCAGCAGGTCCTGCTCCTATGACGGCAATTTTACCACCTGTCATGGGAGGAAGTTCAGGAGGACGAGCTGAAATGCTGGCTTTTCCCAAAACGGTGGTATCAATGGGAGTAGCTCCCTGAGCCGCTCTTGTGCATCCTTGCATGCACAAATTTGGACAGAGATATCCGCACACCGTTGCGGGAAAAGGAGTGTAAGCTAGAGCAAGATCCACAGCTTCATCGATACGACCTTCTCGAATAAGTTGCCAGCGATCCCGAACAGGAATTCCCGTTGGACAACTCGCTTCACAGGGAGCAAGATACTTTCTGTTTTCCCAGACTGGAACGTAGCGTCTTAGAAATCCGGTTGTTATTACAGGTATGGGGCTTCGATCTAAAGTAACCAAATCTCCAATCAACCCACCTTTGCCCAGTTCTTTTTCCCATACAGATATGCGAAATTCATGTATTGATTTTCTCGAGAGAGTAGCCTTTTCCATTGGGCTTCTTGCTGCCAGGAGTTGCCAGTCAGGACGTTGAGCCAGAGCATCGAAAAGATCTTCACGACCTATTTTTTTTAGGAACACACGAAGGTTTGCTGTAAGCCA
Protein-coding regions in this window:
- a CDS encoding NADH-quinone oxidoreductase subunit NuoF, which produces MGEGRKDIEDRYKALKNKVQEELEKEKGDGIPTIRVTMSTCARAAGAEETQKVIEDTVASLDVTARVIPVGCLGHCYAEPLIIVEHPQTGFPPICYHSVNAGKARLIVQSYIKDADPAFEYVMGAMEDNELIPPVTTFPRFGFEERIVMAHCGRINPWDIREYIALGGYSALVKALTLEPEVIIDEVERSGLRGRGGAGFPAGRKWRLGRTQKADRKVVICNADEGDPGAYMDRTIIESNPHQLLEGIAICAYAVGADTAIIYVRAEYPLAVKTIGHAIKEAETYGFLGNNILGSDFSLSVRIFQGSGAFVCGEETALIQSIEGRRGMPQHRPPYPVERGVWGRPTIVNNVKTLSYVPSIINQGADWFRSIGTEKSPGTAIFSIVGNVKHPGLVEIAMGTTLRTLIFDICGGIANKKAFKAVQIGGPSGGCLSDAFLDTPIDFDSLTQAGAMMGSGGMVVMDEDSCMVDVARYFLDFTQKESCGKCTFCRIGTKHLLDILDRITKGEGQEEDLTILENLARDIKQGSLCGLGKTAPNPVITSLRYFFDEYVAHVREKRCPALKCRSLTAYYIDLDKCARGCEACVGSCPVEAIFTTKGRKKAIDQSKCVKCGECMTACPKEYDAVRKVSPPSLAPIIERPHEEKVKEGA
- a CDS encoding 2Fe-2S iron-sulfur cluster-binding protein, with the protein product MVKITVDDRELEVEEHLTVLEACIQNGIFIPNLCFLKTRHHPHASCRLCFVSIEGYDRPVTSCTERVRDGMVVKTNTPEVRALQKSAFKLLMSLHPCHPKICPTEKPCLLMRIAKHIGVGLNPKPLEHIDRGLPDLVDFGPLYYVPNRCVLCAKCIHTCRTINQMPLLTFAKRGIMTMVAYFDGEQNTSICANCNACVDVCPVAALLPKSAFTSSVESRKA
- a CDS encoding deaminase, yielding MNKRPSWHEYFMLIAKIVSTRSTCNSRRVGAVIVKENHILATGYNGAMPGAPQCIDEPDLNGEPFCYRRVLKVPDIDKYNFCRASHAEANAIAQAARYGISVEGATLYTTLAPCYVCLKLIAMARVKRIYYEHPYESSSPERDAFWRQAVKEAGIEIFEQLTISQETYDYILSDIKELTSRRRLAPTPMSLDFDLDDNIYSHGQ
- a CDS encoding thymidylate synthase; the protein is MMEKLRFEPIYCADKLRIVNPYGTVGIITLWSGVDYIERLLKKAGINLDSNTSPIAVIGTLYGNGLRDLLRNLLYNPQIDSLVLFGRNRSGSAEDLIAFFENGVEPIANSLRLPSCSFEGAEPVVIKGRNRIIDNLVTPEMFHRKPEIFFAGEPQSRGALEKIRSFFQNYRPNGLPTYSERIAVPLPDFSVSHYPSNPRTHTIWADDPLTAWKDLIHCLFFFGNPVELRKGKRRELQNVKVVVEHPEPVPDSDLVCYGFDPVYVRQYEDEFLSGKLLEDTSYTYGHRMRSYFGKDQIEDVIARLRNDPEDRRSYIVLWDPRRDLVRVEMESITSEESAPCLVSVFFRRYGGKLTLTATFRTHNALDAWLVNFHGLMALQRYVSSSVGMPPGAITVISHSISIDDGELDRAARIASEKEFRYRLDPMGYFRISIDGDAILVEYCHEDVVLKTYRSDKAARLQHEIARDGIVSEISHAIYLGRQLERAERCLKEGKEFIQD
- a CDS encoding HAD family hydrolase, producing MRRVIFFDIGHTLATGGEMSPRRLVGYRLGLSERDMQYLGKFIMTTPIKTKEEFFVAVEPFLKHVGSSTLRKIVDEVWEEQKACVELMPGVEDVIQTLASRGYELGIISNIWHPFYEGVREKGAHVWHCFRYEVLSYREGVKKPSPEIYRLAMAKVQADEYWMIGDTYEMDIMPAKSEGFKTVWFLIRPEREREVLAKILRGELVRPDFAVADLRELVRSGGVF
- a CDS encoding alpha/beta fold hydrolase, producing the protein MGVVLLVLALWVLIPALTYVFYWYEVSTPSCAHEGAKSEKEILERLLDHKLKRSVLLSLFSSILVLPVILVTYPFGLVKKWWSAKATPSKGTIVFIHGLFHNPSAALLLKRAFAKRGFSFISLQHHCWEGSIWDVFNRLDKELEDILGEASQQEPVIVIGHSLGGLLAGLLGRSLSEKGYMVKGVISLGTPFYGSRLASLSCGRLARSVRFGNEELADVRMRLDSPPFKAIQFWSPTDNMVLPLSSLYQIPKGWDRITLPPVCHTFVLFWPGVINRVVKTVEELV
- the groES gene encoding co-chaperone GroES, encoding MKLRPLHDRVIVQRIEEENKTPGGIIIPDTAKEKPQQGKVIAVGKGKVLENGKEIPLTVKEGDRVLFSKYAGTEVKIEGQEYLIMREDDILAIVEG
- the groL gene encoding chaperonin GroEL (60 kDa chaperone family; promotes refolding of misfolded polypeptides especially under stressful conditions; forms two stacked rings of heptamers to form a barrel-shaped 14mer; ends can be capped by GroES; misfolded proteins enter the barrel where they are refolded when GroES binds), whose amino-acid sequence is MPAKMIQYSAAAREKILRGVDILADAVKVTLGPKGRNVLIEKTFGSPLVTKDGVTVAKEIELEDKFENMGAQMVKEVASKTSDVAGDGTTTATILAQSIFREGSKLVAAGHNPMALKRGIDKAVAKVVEALKAQSKEIKDQKEIAQVGTISANNDPEIGNIIAEAMSKVGKEGVITVEEAKSMETTLEVVEGMQFDRGYVSPYFITDPEKMEVVLEDAYVLCHEKKISSMKDLLPLLEQIARMNKPLLIIAEDVEGEALATLVVNKLRGTLKVCAVKAPGFGERRKAMLQDIAILTGGQVVSEDLGVKLENVTVNDLGTAKRIIVDKDYTTIVDGGGSKDQIQARVKQIRTQIEETTSDYDREKLQERLAKLVGGVAVIRVGAATETELKEKKARVEDALNATRAAVEEGIVPGGGVALLRCQKALEELQLDGEERFGKEIIYKALEVPLRCIADNAGYEGSVVVEKVKAGNGGFGFNAQTETYEDLIEAGVIDPTKVVRFALQNAASVASLLLTTEALVAEKPEEKKQTTPAMPPEY
- a CDS encoding FAD-dependent oxidoreductase — protein: MESEQWVKIPGVINGHRVDSRILEEHIQQAVASGARFIEVQAAGQHGIGGRLWKAGSERVYIRITGAPGQRVGAMGFPNTTIEVMGPASDDVGWLNTGAEIIVHGNATNGTGNAMAQGKIYIAGNIGARGMTMTKHNPRFDPPELWVLGSVGDYFAEFMAGGIAVICGYQPQDPENVLGYRPCVGMVGGKIFFRGPHKGYSHPDVKLVPIDDPTWEWLTANLRVFLKKIGREDLFDALAQRPDWQLLAARSPMEKATLSRKSIHEFRISVWEKELGKGGLIGDLVTLDRSPIPVITTGFLRRYVPVWENRKYLAPCEASCPTGIPVRDRWQLIREGRIDEAVDLALAYTPFPATVCGYLCPNLCMQGCTRAAQGATPIDTTVLGKASISARPPELPPMTGGKIAVIGAGPAGLSVAWQLRLKGHEAVVYDMRQEVGGKLTEVIPPSRIPQEVLTAELDRIKKLIPRIHLQQKLTKEDYERLKMDYDFIVLATGAQKPRTLPVPGGERAITAREFLRRSRQNEITPGDRVIVIGAGNVGCDVATEASRLGASDITLIDIQEPASFGKERKAAEAVGAKFRWPVFTKAITEKGVELTSGEILPADTVVIAIGDQPDLEGIPETVMTERGFIKVNEYYQTTDPKIFAIGDVVKLGILTEAIGAGRIAAETIDEMLKGKRPRRDTKMVISKNRVKAEYFDPRLIPGVPLEKCANACASCGSCRDCGICITICPQGAISKQEEPNGRFEMVVDGDKCIGCGFCAGACPCGIWNLVENDPIE